A region of Ferruginibacter albus DNA encodes the following proteins:
- a CDS encoding glycosyltransferase family 25 protein yields the protein MLKEAGIEGVYVVHAKKGYEMQEAHIKKLFAQNKLEFEFVSDGDPSLFTEELLSKYFIPEIKSVLRQGVVSLTLNQIFCYENVVKNKNKYALIFEDDVFFLGDFSKKVTEIANEADHLPPGFIISLENTNLRFPSVWKLKKDKRIYEASISRCAGAYLIDLQGAKNILEYLKTNKCFTVIDLWMNTLITDKVITMYWAHPPFTEQGSHNGLMSATISSNKRTTWRRFQWLSQKFYKMYISRWFK from the coding sequence ATGTTAAAAGAAGCAGGCATCGAAGGTGTGTATGTGGTTCATGCAAAGAAAGGATATGAAATGCAGGAAGCGCATATAAAAAAATTGTTTGCTCAAAACAAGCTTGAGTTTGAATTTGTAAGCGATGGAGATCCCTCATTATTCACAGAGGAATTATTAAGCAAGTATTTTATTCCGGAGATCAAAAGTGTGTTGCGGCAAGGTGTTGTTTCACTTACGCTCAACCAGATATTTTGTTATGAGAACGTTGTAAAGAATAAGAACAAATATGCTTTGATATTTGAAGATGATGTATTTTTCCTGGGAGATTTTTCTAAAAAAGTAACAGAAATTGCAAACGAAGCAGATCATTTGCCGCCCGGATTTATTATCTCTTTGGAAAATACCAATCTCAGGTTTCCATCTGTTTGGAAATTAAAAAAGGATAAACGCATATACGAAGCTTCTATTTCCCGTTGTGCCGGCGCTTATTTAATAGATCTTCAGGGTGCTAAAAATATATTGGAATATTTGAAGACGAATAAATGTTTTACTGTTATAGATCTTTGGATGAATACCTTGATAACGGATAAAGTCATCACCATGTATTGGGCGCATCCGCCTTTTACAGAACAAGGATCGCATAATGGTTTAATGTCTGCAACCATCTCATCCAATAAAAGAACAACATGGCGCAGGTTTCAATGGCTAAGCCAGAAATTCTATAAAATGTATATCAGCAGGTGGTTTAAATAG
- a CDS encoding transglutaminase-like domain-containing protein: MNNEIQFKIPLLVENKEITALFHLIDDPDEEVYNTISDKIISFGKGIIPNLEHLWENTTSEDIQERIETIIHKLHFRDLTDDFMNWKVGSNELLQGALLTAQYHYPDMNGTQPLQELEKLRRNIWLELNSYLTPLEQINVVTSILYNYYKLRGVEIAYTQPEDFLINKTLETKKGNAISNGIIYLILSELLDIPVKAINIPRQFILAYFDPHYEIMNPGGHASEKINFYIDPLNGQIYSHKDVENYFKRISVPPTTSYFKPMNNRRIIQFLLEELAKCFDNDRNRYKMNELISLSNLLDP; this comes from the coding sequence ATGAATAACGAAATTCAATTTAAAATCCCACTTTTGGTAGAGAACAAAGAGATAACAGCCCTTTTTCATTTAATAGATGACCCCGATGAGGAGGTCTATAATACCATCAGCGATAAAATAATATCGTTTGGAAAAGGTATCATTCCTAATCTCGAACATCTTTGGGAAAATACCACCAGCGAAGATATCCAGGAACGTATTGAAACGATCATTCATAAGCTTCACTTTCGTGATCTTACGGATGATTTTATGAATTGGAAAGTAGGCAGCAATGAATTATTGCAAGGCGCTTTGCTTACTGCCCAATATCATTATCCTGATATGAACGGCACGCAACCGTTACAGGAATTAGAAAAACTGCGTCGCAATATCTGGCTGGAATTAAACAGCTATCTAACCCCACTTGAACAAATAAATGTTGTAACAAGTATTTTGTACAATTATTACAAGCTACGTGGAGTTGAAATTGCTTATACACAACCCGAAGATTTTCTAATCAATAAAACACTGGAGACTAAAAAAGGAAATGCTATCTCCAATGGTATTATTTACCTGATACTTTCCGAATTATTGGACATTCCAGTAAAAGCGATCAACATTCCCCGCCAATTTATATTAGCTTATTTCGATCCACATTACGAGATCATGAACCCGGGCGGTCACGCATCCGAAAAAATAAATTTTTATATCGATCCTTTGAATGGACAGATCTATTCTCATAAAGACGTAGAGAATTACTTCAAGCGCATTTCTGTGCCTCCTACTACTTCTTACTTTAAGCCGATGAATAATCGCCGCATTATCCAGTTCTTATTAGAAGAGCTGGCAAAATGTTTTGATAACGACCGTAACCGTTACAAAATGAATGAACTCATTTCCTTATCTAATTTACTGGATCCATGA
- a CDS encoding DUF952 domain-containing protein: MIYHVVSEPTWKAALDKGFYEAPSLATEGFIHTSKQEQVAGVLQRYYKDQPDLLLLHIDESKLTAPLKYELAPSVNQEFPHIYGPLNLDAVINITTI; this comes from the coding sequence ATGATCTATCATGTAGTTAGCGAACCTACTTGGAAAGCAGCGTTGGATAAAGGTTTTTACGAAGCACCTTCGTTAGCAACGGAAGGCTTTATTCATACCAGCAAACAAGAACAGGTAGCAGGCGTATTACAACGCTATTATAAAGACCAACCTGATTTATTGCTGCTTCATATCGATGAAAGCAAATTAACAGCGCCGCTCAAGTACGAATTGGCTCCTTCGGTTAACCAGGAATTTCCTCACATTTATGGTCCCTTGAATTTAGATGCAGTGATAAACATTACAACTATTTAA
- a CDS encoding methylated-DNA--[protein]-cysteine S-methyltransferase translates to MNTEIIYYKSPVGILEIKSENEFISAILFVNSWKGKKMEESSITFATPSSSVIKTAIKELDEYFAGERKTFSFTMQQNGTEFQQKVWNELLNISYGKTISYLELSKRIGNVKAIRAAGTANGNNNICIAVPCHRVIGSDGSLVGYGGDLWRKKWLLEHEAKFGNGVLNLFDNG, encoded by the coding sequence ATGAACACAGAAATCATATACTATAAATCTCCCGTTGGCATTCTTGAAATAAAAAGTGAGAACGAGTTTATTTCTGCTATTCTTTTTGTGAACTCCTGGAAAGGAAAAAAAATGGAAGAAAGCAGCATTACGTTTGCAACTCCTTCTTCTAGTGTTATTAAAACTGCTATAAAGGAACTCGATGAATATTTTGCAGGAGAACGAAAAACGTTTTCTTTTACAATGCAACAAAACGGTACCGAATTTCAACAAAAAGTATGGAATGAATTATTGAACATCTCTTATGGCAAAACCATTAGCTACCTGGAATTAAGCAAGCGTATCGGAAATGTAAAAGCTATTCGTGCAGCAGGAACTGCCAATGGAAACAATAATATCTGCATTGCTGTTCCATGTCACAGAGTAATTGGCAGCGACGGAAGCCTGGTAGGCTATGGCGGCGATCTGTGGCGAAAAAAATGGTTGCTGGAGCACGAAGCAAAGTTTGGAAACGGAGTACTTAATTTATTTGATAATGGATAG
- a CDS encoding cytidine deaminase, with the protein MSKMVFMSKKEFHFSFDVHSSDKELNAADNALLNEARKVTKNAYAPYSNFHVGAVAKLSNGETVVGTNQENASYPVGICAERVLLSSIASRYPGQSVDTIAISYDNKNGKSNEPVSPCGICRQSLLEYEERTKHPIRLILSGLTGEVIVLEKASQLLPLAFGGNDLRS; encoded by the coding sequence TTGTCTAAAATGGTATTTATGAGTAAAAAAGAATTTCATTTTTCGTTTGATGTTCATTCTTCTGATAAAGAATTAAATGCAGCTGACAACGCATTATTAAATGAAGCCAGGAAGGTTACAAAAAATGCCTATGCACCTTATTCAAACTTTCATGTTGGCGCAGTGGCAAAATTATCTAACGGTGAAACGGTAGTCGGTACCAACCAGGAAAATGCATCTTATCCTGTGGGAATTTGTGCGGAAAGAGTTTTATTATCGTCTATTGCTTCCCGTTATCCGGGGCAATCAGTTGATACCATTGCTATAAGCTATGATAATAAAAACGGGAAAAGTAATGAGCCTGTATCTCCTTGTGGTATCTGCAGGCAAAGCTTATTGGAGTATGAAGAAAGAACAAAGCATCCTATTCGTTTAATATTATCCGGACTAACAGGAGAAGTGATTGTGTTGGAAAAAGCAAGTCAGTTATTGCCTTTGGCTTTTGGCGGTAATGATCTGAGATCCTGA
- the lepB gene encoding signal peptidase I, which produces MSSHQLFVLIIIALVIVLLPAFGLSKMFQKAGIPTWKAFIPFYNTWVLLETAKKPKWWFFAQFVPVAGWFFSLLILIEFVKCFGKYKFYQHAATVFFGFAYLIYIGTNKKDRYIGPDGVKLYKKSAVREWVDAGVFAVVAATLIRIFVFEAYTIPTPSMEKTLLVNDFLFVSKMSYGPRIPNTPIAMPFVHHTIPGINIRSYVEWIHLPYTRWFATPVKRNDVVVFNFPVNDTLINDEENYGSKRTYYEAVRQMGRDKVWQEFGDIIITRPVDKRENFIKRCVAVAGDSLQVINGIVYINGKPQEVFPQSERYYKITGPKGVGLDKDKLSEFGINVRDDESIGDIRFTDDGAQLTNVTNQEKANLKLPEGYTIQNFIMPVANDLFPYYDTAKHWSADNYGPLWIPKKGTTIQLTADNLIRYQRCIEVYEGNKLGNREGKVFINGQEASTYTFKMDYYWMMGDNRHNSLDSRYWGFVPEDHVVGKASLIWFSVENGIRWKRLFNVIK; this is translated from the coding sequence ATGAGTTCACATCAACTTTTTGTGTTAATTATTATTGCTTTAGTTATTGTATTGCTTCCTGCATTTGGATTATCCAAAATGTTTCAAAAAGCAGGTATTCCTACATGGAAAGCGTTTATTCCCTTTTACAATACATGGGTACTTCTTGAAACAGCCAAAAAACCTAAATGGTGGTTCTTTGCGCAATTTGTTCCTGTTGCAGGCTGGTTTTTTAGCCTGTTGATCTTGATAGAATTTGTAAAATGCTTTGGTAAGTATAAGTTTTATCAGCATGCAGCTACAGTTTTTTTTGGATTTGCTTATTTGATATATATAGGAACGAATAAGAAAGACAGGTACATTGGACCGGACGGAGTTAAGTTGTATAAAAAATCTGCTGTAAGAGAATGGGTGGACGCGGGTGTATTTGCTGTTGTTGCTGCTACTTTGATACGCATATTTGTTTTTGAAGCTTATACCATTCCAACTCCTTCAATGGAGAAAACGTTATTGGTAAACGACTTTTTGTTTGTAAGCAAAATGTCTTATGGTCCACGTATCCCTAATACGCCAATAGCTATGCCTTTTGTGCATCATACCATTCCCGGTATCAATATAAGATCTTATGTAGAATGGATCCATCTGCCTTATACAAGATGGTTTGCAACACCTGTAAAACGAAATGATGTAGTAGTGTTTAATTTTCCTGTTAATGATACGTTGATCAATGACGAAGAGAATTATGGTTCTAAAAGAACGTATTATGAAGCAGTGCGACAAATGGGGAGGGATAAAGTATGGCAAGAGTTCGGCGATATTATTATTACAAGACCCGTTGATAAAAGAGAAAACTTTATTAAACGTTGTGTAGCTGTAGCAGGCGATAGCTTGCAGGTAATTAACGGAATCGTTTATATTAATGGCAAACCGCAGGAAGTATTTCCTCAATCAGAAAGGTATTATAAAATAACCGGTCCAAAAGGAGTGGGGCTGGACAAGGATAAATTAAGCGAATTTGGAATTAATGTAAGAGATGATGAAAGCATTGGTGATATACGATTTACAGACGATGGGGCACAACTCACCAACGTAACAAACCAGGAAAAGGCAAACCTGAAATTACCGGAAGGCTATACGATCCAGAATTTTATAATGCCGGTGGCCAATGATCTTTTTCCTTATTATGACACTGCTAAACACTGGAGCGCTGATAATTATGGTCCATTATGGATACCTAAAAAAGGCACTACCATTCAGCTTACGGCTGATAATTTAATACGCTACCAACGCTGTATTGAAGTGTACGAAGGCAATAAGCTGGGAAACAGAGAGGGCAAAGTATTTATAAATGGGCAGGAAGCTTCCACCTACACTTTTAAAATGGACTATTATTGGATGATGGGAGATAATCGCCATAATTCATTGGACAGCCGTTATTGGGGGTTTGTGCCGGAAGATCATGTGGTAGGAAAAGCTTCTTTAATATGGTTCAGCGTTGAGAATGGTATCCGTTGGAAACGGCTTTTCAACGTGATAAAATAA
- a CDS encoding reprolysin-like metallopeptidase produces MKKTSAFVLLLMLVTNLQAQNNFFTDIKESKLKNVTRRIIIPDKYRTLSLDTVSVMQLLKKAPQENELAARKTAPIIALPLPNGTISRFRIWETPIMAPELAAKFPQIKTYTGQGIDDRYATVKIDWTNQGLHAVIASVITHTVFISPYAFGNKTAYLSCYASDLRSEGSIYSDAILKAPSLLQSRPADEWVTSIPCIGSQLHTYRIAIACTGEYAQKVTNNSTPSVSDVLSVITSVINTVNGIYEKELSIRFVFAANENSIIYTNPNTDPFPTGASQQTIVDNGQTAITNNIGNGNYDVGQTFSTEIHGGASAEGIVCVDNTKAYSTTGLANPVGDRFAIDYVAHEIGHEFYAHHTFNSSLGGCSQPGQFSATTNSEPGSGSTIMCYASGNSSTNIICSTDNLQTTTDPYFNAVNFDEIEAYSMFGSSCYTSTATGNTPPVVNAVANYTIPRSTPFVLTGSATDVDGDALTYCWEQMDVGGPEGTWNHPSGDAPIFRSFLPDTTPTRYFPKLSDVINNTTTIGEIMPSYTRVLHFRLTARDNKAGGGGVCNTKNSVTVDGNSGPFTVTYPNATGITWLGGATKTVTWNTMNTQAAPVNCSNVTIQLSTDGGNSYPVTLVSSTSNSGTAQVQMPLGITSNTARLRVMAVGNIFYDISDNNFTIQDTSVPIMWLSFTATAANNQVLLSWMVNEVNVDHYEVERKTAVSDSFFVIGQKASVTGNGIDQSYSFIDPNPVEGANTYIIKEIGKNGNVVYSEIRALTFTNITSAWSIPTYVTAGSITLRSNSTVTNVVIQLYDVIGRLVKQTSPQSVTAGQSISLDNLNRFSQGVYTVKISGSTGVFAQKILNQ; encoded by the coding sequence ATGAAAAAAACCTCTGCTTTTGTCTTGCTGCTTATGCTGGTAACCAACCTGCAGGCACAAAACAATTTTTTTACAGATATTAAAGAATCAAAGCTTAAGAACGTTACCCGGCGCATTATTATCCCAGATAAATACAGAACTCTTTCCCTGGATACGGTTTCAGTAATGCAACTACTTAAAAAGGCTCCGCAGGAAAACGAACTTGCTGCAAGAAAGACGGCTCCCATTATTGCATTGCCGCTTCCTAATGGTACCATCAGCCGGTTTCGCATTTGGGAAACACCCATAATGGCTCCTGAATTAGCAGCAAAATTTCCTCAAATAAAAACATATACCGGTCAGGGTATTGATGACCGTTATGCTACTGTAAAAATCGACTGGACAAATCAGGGCTTACATGCTGTAATAGCATCGGTTATAACGCATACGGTTTTTATCAGTCCATATGCTTTTGGAAATAAAACAGCTTATCTTTCCTGTTATGCTTCTGATCTAAGATCGGAAGGCAGTATTTACAGCGATGCCATACTTAAAGCTCCTTCCTTATTACAAAGCCGGCCTGCAGATGAATGGGTAACCTCAATTCCCTGCATAGGCTCGCAATTACATACTTATAGGATTGCTATTGCATGTACGGGTGAGTATGCGCAAAAAGTAACCAATAATTCAACGCCATCGGTCAGTGATGTTCTTTCGGTAATCACATCAGTTATCAATACGGTAAATGGTATCTATGAAAAAGAGCTGTCTATACGCTTTGTATTTGCTGCAAATGAGAACTCGATCATATACACCAATCCTAATACAGATCCTTTTCCTACCGGTGCAAGCCAACAAACTATTGTAGATAACGGGCAGACTGCTATTACAAATAATATCGGAAACGGTAATTACGATGTAGGACAGACCTTCAGCACCGAAATTCATGGAGGGGCAAGCGCAGAAGGAATCGTTTGTGTTGACAATACTAAAGCCTACAGCACGACCGGGCTTGCCAATCCTGTAGGAGATCGGTTTGCGATTGATTATGTAGCGCATGAAATAGGACATGAGTTCTATGCACATCATACCTTTAATTCAAGCTTGGGCGGATGCAGTCAACCCGGACAGTTTTCAGCAACGACTAATTCTGAACCGGGTAGTGGAAGCACTATCATGTGTTATGCTTCGGGCAATTCATCCACAAATATTATTTGTTCAACAGATAATTTACAAACGACAACTGATCCTTATTTTAATGCCGTTAATTTTGATGAAATAGAAGCGTACAGCATGTTTGGTTCTTCCTGTTATACTTCTACAGCTACGGGCAATACGCCGCCTGTTGTAAATGCAGTAGCGAATTATACCATCCCACGTTCAACCCCATTTGTATTAACAGGAAGCGCTACCGATGTGGATGGTGATGCGCTTACTTATTGCTGGGAACAAATGGATGTGGGTGGACCGGAAGGTACCTGGAACCACCCATCAGGAGATGCTCCTATATTCCGTTCGTTTCTTCCCGATACAACGCCTACACGCTATTTCCCCAAACTGTCTGATGTAATAAATAATACTACTACCATCGGGGAGATAATGCCGTCGTACACAAGAGTCTTACATTTCCGGTTAACAGCAAGAGATAATAAAGCCGGCGGCGGAGGTGTTTGCAATACTAAAAATAGTGTAACCGTTGACGGTAATTCAGGTCCGTTCACCGTTACCTATCCAAATGCAACGGGTATTACCTGGCTGGGCGGCGCTACCAAAACAGTTACATGGAATACCATGAATACCCAGGCAGCACCGGTCAATTGTTCCAACGTAACCATACAATTATCTACAGATGGCGGAAACAGCTATCCTGTAACGTTAGTATCCAGTACATCTAACTCCGGTACTGCGCAGGTACAAATGCCATTGGGTATTACTAGCAACACCGCCCGTTTACGGGTGATGGCAGTGGGAAATATTTTTTATGATATTTCAGATAATAACTTCACTATCCAGGATACCTCTGTTCCTATTATGTGGCTTAGCTTTACCGCTACTGCTGCCAATAACCAGGTATTGTTAAGCTGGATGGTGAATGAAGTAAATGTGGATCATTATGAAGTAGAACGTAAAACGGCTGTTTCGGATAGCTTTTTCGTGATCGGGCAAAAAGCTTCGGTTACCGGTAATGGCATTGATCAATCTTATTCATTCATAGATCCGAATCCTGTAGAAGGAGCGAATACCTATATTATTAAAGAGATTGGAAAAAATGGAAATGTTGTTTATTCAGAAATAAGAGCGCTTACTTTTACGAATATTACCTCAGCCTGGTCAATTCCAACATATGTTACTGCAGGAAGCATTACGCTAAGAAGTAACAGCACTGTTACGAACGTTGTAATACAATTATACGATGTGATCGGAAGGTTGGTAAAACAAACATCGCCGCAATCTGTTACAGCAGGACAAAGCATTTCTTTAGATAATCTCAACAGATTCTCGCAAGGTGTTTATACAGTTAAAATATCCGGTTCTACCGGCGTTTTTGCTCAAAAAATACTGAATCAATAA